A region of Osmerus eperlanus chromosome 9, fOsmEpe2.1, whole genome shotgun sequence DNA encodes the following proteins:
- the LOC134026918 gene encoding uncharacterized protein LOC134026918, with translation MSVKGAAIGHSEERAGLRGRLSGPEQGKSIWSWRPKSLRKSNWTKDKSTFSCQETNSSEENLQKALGSEDEAALQSPVTATLSSSTGQTHLDADDLDQKYKRQGLKGWRYCFPRSVVCCRSKTSDDKRDHDKDGSNDFTFFNKLTRDSVDLTVQPNVINCILTREELERVPAVVRREKYKVRTRQIFKRFSRESPGDDSKATPLGPDTSRQDPCVSISLGEKTGPFWRRRAKKPSPFFQERIEENREYIQEETIVLANRHADDAAGGDSSSPPQRGERGARRHYPETLTVSVNVSAATSEVKEVKGTVETDTDASETQLEEDIKEPEDCGEERLMEAGETLVTRYPPETYSGSETTGDCGSPEGSVNVEMHPGLADGYVTSAADAVGLTATGKEIQLFPDSNEHLDNFMCRSLDTPSRDLIQRDISQGLDCDKSHPDNEQLFPCELSSSLKTVSGTCHYCVLLADDHTDLYHCDRQPTEIVLQETACLVVQFVMNAAVDQFKKELLESDVTQLSLNQLQNNSRDTF, from the coding sequence ATGTCAGTCAAAGGGGCAGCAATTGGACACAgtgaagagagagcaggactgaGGGGAAGGCTGTCGGGTCCTGAACAGGGCAAATCGATCTGGTCCTGGAGACCCAAAAGTTTGAGGAAGAGCAACTGGACGAAAGACAAGTCAACGTTTAGTTGTCAAGAAACAAATTCTTCTGAAGAGAACCTTCAGAAGGCTCTGGGTAGTGAGGATGAGGCTGCTCTTCAGAGCCCTGTGACAGCTACTTTGTCATCCTCCACAGGACAAACTCATTTAGATGCTGATGATTTAGACCAAAAGTACAAACGACAGGGACTCAAAGGCTGGAGATATTGTTTCCCTCGGTCTGTCGTGTGCTGTCGTAGTAAGACGTCAGATGACAAGAGGGACCATGACAAAGATGGAAGTAATGATTTCACGTTCTTTAACAAGCTGACCAGAGACTCTGTTGATTTAACTGTCCAGCCGAATGTGATAAACTGTATTTTAACCAGAGAGGAACTAGAGAGGGTTCCTGCTGTGGTAAGGAGAGAAAAATACAAAGTCAGAACAAGACAAATCTTCAAAAGATTCAGTCGTGAATCTCCTGGAGATGATTCTAAAGCCACCCCGTTGGGACCGGACACTTCTCGGCAAGATCCTTGTGTTAGTATCTCTCTCGGGGAAAAGACCGGACCTTTCTGGAGGCGCAGGGCCAAGAagccctctcctttcttccaggAGCGTATCGAAGAAAACAGGGAATACATACAAGAGGAGACGATCGTCCTAGCTAACAGACACGCTGACGATGCAGCTGGGGGCGACAGCTCCAGTCCTcctcagaggggagagagaggcgccCGCCGGCATTACCCCGAGACACTGACGGTGAGCGTGAATGTGAGTGCTGCGACGTCCGAGGTCAAGGAGGTCAAAGGCACAGTAGAGACGGACACGGATGCCTCAGAAACACAGCTAGAGGAAGATATAAAGGAACCTGAAGACTGTGGAGAAGAACGTctgatggaggctggggagacgCTGGTGACACGTTATCCACCTGAGACCTACAGTGGCTCTGAGACGACAGGGGACTGTGGATCACCTGAGGGGAGTGTGAATGTGGAGATGCACCCAGGACTCGCTGATGGATACGTTACCTCAGCCGCTGATGCAGTTGGCCTTACGGCGACAGGAAAAGAGATCCAACTGTTTCCTGACTCGAATGAACATCTAGATAACTTTATGTGTAGGAGTTTAGACACACCAAGCAGAGATCTGATACAGAGGGATATTAGCCAGGGTTTGGATTGTGACAAGTCTCATCCTGACAATGAACAGTTATTCCCTTGTGAACTGAGCAGCTCATTAAAGACTGTTTCTGGCACATGCCATTATTGTGTCCTCCTTGCTGACGATCATACAGATCTGTATCATTGTGATCGACAGCCAACTGAGATAGTCCTGCAAGAGACTGCTTGTTTGGTGGTTCAGTTTGTGATGAATGCTGCTGTAGATCAGTTCAAAAAAGAGCTGTTGGAATCTGATGTTACCCAGCTGTCTCTTAATCAGCTTCAGAACAACTCGCGAGACACATTCTAA